One genomic region from Ochotona princeps isolate mOchPri1 chromosome 5, mOchPri1.hap1, whole genome shotgun sequence encodes:
- the GAL3ST2 gene encoding galactose-3-O-sulfotransferase 2 produces the protein MLSTLGGSQRLLQVLLLLLAVAVLLLVAFLRVDMELFRPLLSGEPEDPPVTNIMFLKTHKTASSTVLNILYRFAESHNLSTALPAGGRVHLGYPWLFLARYVEGVEEAGPGARRRFNIMCNHLRFNLPEVRKVMPEDTFYFSILRDPVHQLESAFTYYKGYVPAFRNVKTLDAFLASPQQFYGDGQELSNAYARNNMWFDLGFDHNAPPEEGYVRARLAEVEQRFQLVLIAEHFDESVVLLRHLLRWHLDDVVAFRLNLRSERTVAHLAPESRELARRWCALDWRLYQHFNRTLWERLYTELGPERLLTDVARLRARRRELAELCLQDGAPQNQVLITDRLLRPFQSGQADILGYNLRPDLDNATLHMCQRMVMPELQYMAHLYSQQFPEKPRKVIPFLEG, from the exons ATGCTGTCCACACTGGGTGGCTCTCAGAG GTTGCTCCAGGTTCTGTTGCTCCTCCTGGCTGTGGCCGTGCTCCTACTCGTGGCCTTCCTGCGTGTGGACATGGAACTGTTTCGGCC CCTGCTCAGTGGTGAGCCTGAGGATCCCCCTGTCACCAACATCATGTTCCTCAAGACCCACAAGACAGCCAGCAGCACAGTCCTCAACATCCTCTACCGCTTCGCCGAGTCACACAACCTGTCCACTGCACTGCCAGCTGGCGGCAGAGTTCACCTGGGCTATCCCTGGCTCTTCCTGGCACGCTACGTGGAGGGTGTGGAGGAGGCTGGCCCTGGAGCCAGGCGGCGCTTCAACATCATGTGCAACCACCTGCGGTTCAACCTGCCTGAG GTGCGGAAGGTGATGCCTGAGGATACCTTCTACTTCTCCATCCTCCGGGACCCGGTTCACCAGCTAGAGTCGGCCTTTACTTACTACAAGGGCTATGTGCCGGCCTTCCGCAACGTCAAGACGCTGGATGCGTTCCTGGCATCACCACAGCAATTCTATGGCGATGGGCAGGAGTTGAGCAACGCGTACGCACGCAACAACATGTGGTTCGACCTGGGTTTCGACCACAACGCGCCCCCTGAGGAGGGCTACGTGCGCGCGCGCCTAGCCGAAGTAGAACAGCGCTTCCAGCTGGTACTCATCGCGGAGCACTTTGACGAGTCAGTGGTGCTGCTGCGGCACCTGCTGCGCTGGCACCTGGACGACGTGGTGGCCTTCAGGCTCAACTTGCGCAGCGAGCGCACTGTGGCCCACCTGGCGCCCGAGAGCCGCGAGCTGGCACGGCGCTGGTGTGCGCTCGACTGGCGCCTGTACCAGCACTTCAACCGTACGCTGTGGGAGCGCCTGTACACCGAGCTGGGCCCGGAGCGCCTGCTCACTGACGTGGCCCGGCTGCGTGCACGGCGCCGGGAGCTGGCGGAGCTGTGCCTGCAAGATGGTGCCCCACAGAACCAGGTGCTCATCACCGATCGGCTGCTGCGGCCCTTCCAGTCAGGCCAGGCCGACATCCTGGGCTACAACCTGCGGCCTGACCTGGACAACGCCACACTGCACATGTGCCAGAGGATGGTGATGCCCGAGCTGCAATACATGGCCCATCTGTACTCGCAGCAGTTTCCGGAGAAGCCCCGCAAGGTCATTCCCTTCCTGGAAGGGTag